The genome window TGGGGGCAGGTACGGCCCAGCACGGCGACGTTGCCGTCGACCCGGTAGTACCAGCCGCCGTAGCAGCGGGCGACCTGCAGCTTGCCGCGCAGCGTGATGGGGCGACCGGCCCGCACGGGCTCGGGCGCGGCGTCGAAGCCGACGATCCGGGTGGGCTTCGGCGCGACCGGCGGCTTGGGCACCACGCGGTCGCGCTTGACGGTCAGGTACCGCACCGCGGTCTGCCGCTTTCCGTCGGCGCCGGTGACCACGACGCTGACGCGCCAGGTCCCGGCGTCCCGCCAGGTGAAGGTCCACGAGGTGGAGAAGGTGACCGGCCCGTGCGAGTGGAACGGGGCCAGCCGCTTCCCGGGCCGCCCGTCTCCGCGGCGGGCGCCCTTGGGGCCGCTGAGCTCGAAGGCCACGCTCTTGGCGCCGAGCGCGGTCACCTTGGCGGTGACCGAGGCCGAGCCGAACCCCTTGACCACGACCGGGTTCGGGGTGACCTCGAAGCTCAGGATCCTCGGAGCGGACGGGTGCCCGTGCCGCGCGGTCTTCGCGGGCGCGGGTTCACCGCCGTCCGCGTAGGCCGGCGCGGTGGCCGCCAGCGCTGTCGCGCCGACGGCGACCGCCACCATCGTGGTAGCGATCCGCTTCACCATTACGACTTTCCTCTCCCCGTAAGGGACGTGGCGTCCCCCTGTTTCGTACGCCACCGGATAGACGACCCGATGACGGGGAAAGTTGCCGTGCGGATCCCGAAAAGCGGTTACAAATTGATAACATTACTTATTTCATAATTGATGAACTTTATGACCTAATATGCACGTTCATCCGCGTTCATAGCTGTTTCGTGCCGCTGACAGATCGGGCATGGTGGTCATCTCCGGGATATTCCACCCGCCATTCCTGGACGCCCTCGCGCGGGACCTTCGCGCTGAACCAGCCGTCCTTCCCGGTCGTGGCGGACCCGGCCGTCCGCCAGGAGCGCGCCCCCTTCGGCCGGTGGCGGATGAGGACCCGCTGCCCGGCGAAGGGCCGGTAGGCCACCCGGCCCGCCGGATCCACCCGCAGCAGCGTTCCGGTGACCCGGACGCGGCCGCCCGCGCGCGCCACCGTGACCCCCGAGAGCTCGGTCGCCCGCCGCAACCGGAACTCGGCCTGGGCGGTGGTCTCGGCGCCGCGGGCGTTCCGCGCGGTGACCGTGACCGTCCACGGGCCGCTCGGATACCGGCGGGACAGCCGCTTCTCCGGCAGGAAGCGCCAGGTCTCCCAACCGGCGTCGGCCGCGGCGGTCCGCAGGCCCCGCGCCCGCCAGGAGGGCACGGCGCCGCTGCGCCACGCGAACAGCGGGGCGATCCGGTCGAAGGCGGTGGTGACCTGCTGGACCGGGACGGGCACCGGCGCGTCGCCGGCCTCCTGGCCGGTGGCCGCCTCATCGGCGTCCGGGGCTCCGGCCGCCGGAGGACGTGCCTGGGCGCCGCCCGGTTCCCCGTCCGGCCGGCCCGGCTCGAGCTCGGCGCTGACCTCGGTCGCGCCCCGCACCACCACGTCGACGACGATCGCGACCGAGTCCTTCGGGCCGACCACCGGGTCGGATGGGCTGATCTCGATCGACTTGATCACCGGACCGCGCGCCGCGGCCGCCGTGCCCTCGGCCAGCGCCGGCGGCACGGCGGCCTGGCCGGCCGCGAGCGGCAGGGCCGCGGCCAGCGTGACGAGCGAAGATCTCCTCATGTCCCCGAGACCGTAGGCGGCGCGGCGGGAGCGCCTCCGCCCTGACACGCCCAGGCCGGGCAAAACGTTCGCAAGCGGCCGATCAGGCGCCGCCGTACAGATCGTCGATCACGTCGGCGTACTTGGCGTGGATCCGGCGGCGCTTGAGCTTCAAGGTCGGGGTGAGCTCCCCGCTGTCCGGCGTCCACTCGTCCGGCAGGAGCCGCCACCGCTTCACCTGCTGGACCCGGGCGAGCCTCCGGTTGGCGGCCTCGACCCCGGCCTCCACCTCCTTGAGCACGTCGGGATGGGTGGCGAGCTCGGCGAGCGAGCCGAAGGAGATGCCGCGCGCCCGCGCCCACTCCGGCGCGACCTCCGGGTCGAGGGTGAGGAGCGCGATCGGGTACGGCCGGCCCTCACCGTAGGCGAGCGCCTGGCCGATCAGCGGGTGCTCCTTGAGGTGGTTCTCGATGTTGGCCGGGGAGATGTTCTCCCCGCCCGAGGTGATGAAGAGCTCCTTCTTCCGGTCGATGATCCGGAGGAACCCGTCCTCGTCCATGGTCCCGACGTCGCCGGTGTGCAGCCAGCCGTCGGCGTCGAGCAGCTCCGCGGTGGCCTCGGGGCGGTTGAGGTAGCCGCGGGTGTTGAGCGGGCTGCGGGTGAGGATCTCCCCGTCCTCGGCGATCCTGACCTCGACGCCCGGCTCGGCCCGGCCGACCGTGCCGAGCTTGTAGGCCGTGGGGGTGTTCGAGGTGATGGCGCCGGTCGTCTCGGTCATGCCGTACACGTCGAGGATCTTGAGCCCGAGGCCGGCGAAGAACCGCTGCACGTCCTGGGGCATGGGCGCGGCCGCGGTGGCGAGCCAGCCGGCCCGGTCGAGCCCGATGAGGCTCCGGATGCCGGAGAGCACCGCGGCGTCGGCCTGCCCGTAGGCGGCGCGCACCTCGGGCGTGACGGTCCGGCCGTACTGGCCGGCCTCGATGAACGCCAGGCCGGCGGCCATCGCCTGGGCCACCTTCTCCCGCTGCTCGGCGGGCTGCAGGGTGAGCAGGGCGCGGAGCTTGGAGGCGATCTTCTCCCAGACCCGGGGGACCCCGAAGAACATCACCGGCCGGACCTCGCCGAGCACCGCGGCGAGCTGGGTCATGTCCGGGCAGAAGTAGATGTGGGTCCGCTTGAACAGCGGCAGGTAGAGGCTGAGCACCCGCTCCGCGATGTGCGCGTAGGTGAGGTAGGAGATCTGGGTGCCGCCGAAGGGCAGCCGCACGATCCGGTCGGTGGTGGCGACCTCGTAGAGGACGTTGGCGTGGGTGAGCGGCACCCCCTTGGGGTGGCCGGTCGTGCCCGAGGTGTAGAGCACGGTGAGCACGTCATCGGGGGTCACCGCCCGCCACCTCGCCTCCACCGCGCCCGGGTCGGCGGCGAGCGCCTCGGCGCCCATGGCGAGGAACTCCCGCCAGCTCAGGAACCGGTCGTCGCCCGAGGGCGCGCCCTCGAGCATGATGATCTTCCGCAGCCTGGGGAGCTCGCCGAGCACGGGCTCCCAGCGGGCGAGGTCGGCGGGGCCGCCCAGGACCGCGACCACCGCGCCGACGTCCTTGGCGACGTAGGCGACCTGCTCGGGGGCGAAGGTGGCGTAGACCGTGCAGGGTAACGCCCGCGCGTGCACGGCCCCGAGGTCGGCGAGCACGTGCTCGGAGCGGTTCGGCATCATCAGCGCGATGGCGTCGCCCGGCTGCACGCCGAGCGCGGCGAACCCGGCCGCGATCTCGAGGACCCGCCGGCGGGCCTGCGCGAAGGTCAGCGTGGCCCATCCGTCCCCGGTCCGGTCGGAGTACGCGGGGTCATCGGGGTGCTCCTCGGCCACCTTCAGCAACTGGTCGCACACGGTCCTGCCGGCGATCTCACGCTCGATCTCCGCACGCTCGTCCAGAACACTGGCCATCGCGCCTCCCACGGTGCTGCTGCCGAAGTGACCTGGATCACACCACAGCATCACCCTCCCGACAAGCCCCAATGACCTTGCTGCGGAGTGATTTTCACTTAACGGGTTGAATCACTCATTTGGATCAGGCAGGGTGAAACGAGACAAAACGGATTAACGGAGAGTAAAGCCCGATGCAAACCGTCTCGCCGGCCCGCGATCGGGGCCCGGCCTTCTCCGGCCATCCACGCGGCCTCGCCACGCTCTGCGGCACCGAGATGTGGGAGCGCTTCAGCTACTACGGCATGCGCTCGATCCTGGTCCTCTTCCTCGTGGCGCCCCCGGTGGCCGGCGGAATGGGGCTCTCCGAGACGACCGCGGTCGGGGTGTACGGCGTCTACATCGCCTCGGTCTACCTGCTCGCGCTCGCCGGCGGCTGGATCGGGGACCGGCTGCTCGGCACCCGGCGGACGGTCCTGCTCGGCGCGTGCGTGATCATGTCCGGCCACCTCGCCATGGCGGTCCCCGTGGCCGGGCCGTTCACCTGGCTGGGGCTCGCCCTCATCGCCGTGGGAAGCGGGCTGCTCAAACCGAACATCGCCGCGCTCGTCGGCCACCTCTACCGGGACGAGGACGAGCCCCGGCGGGAGGCCGGGTACACGCTGTTCTTCCTCGGCATCAACGTCGGCGCCTTCCTCGGCATCATCGTCGTGCCCTGGCTCCAGCGCGGGGACCGGTGGCACCTGGCGTTCGGCGCCGCCGCGGCGGGCATGGCGATCGGGCTCGCCCAGTACGTGCTCGGCGGCCGGCGCCTCGCCGGCGCGGGCGAGCGCCCCGGGCACCGGCTCACCCCTGCGGAGCGGCGCCGCTTCACGGCCGTGGCGCTCACCGGGACGGCCGTCACCGCCGCGGCCCTCGGCCTGTGGGCGCTGAGCGGGACGTTCACCATCGAGCGGTTCACGCTCGCGCTCGCCGTGGTGACCGCGCTCGTGCCGCTCGCCTACTTCGCCTTCCTGCTCTTCGGCTCCCATGAGATCACCCCGCCGGAGCGCACCGGGCTGTACGCGTACCTCTGGCTCTTCCTCGCCGCCGCGGTCTTCTGGATGATCTACGACCAGGCCGGCAGCGCCCTGCTGCTCTTCGCCAAGGAGCACACCCGGCTGCACATCCTCGGGTTCGACGTGCCGCCGAGCTGGGTGGCGAACGTCAACTCGCTCACGATCATCCTGCTCGCGCCGGCGTTCGCGCGGTTCTTCGTCGCCGCGGGGGACCGGATCGGCATCCCGGCGAAGTTCGCGGCCGCGCTCCTGCTCATCGGGCTGAGCTTCGTGGTGATGGCGGTCGCCGCCGGGTTCGCCGCCGGCGGGACGAAGGTCTCGGTCGCCTGGCTGCTCACGGTGTACTTCATCCAGACCATCGGCGAGATCTTCCTCACTCCGGTCGGGCTCTCCGTGACCCGGCGGCTCGCCCCCGCCGCGTTCCAGAACCAGATGATGGGCGTGTGGTACCTGGCGATCGCGCTCGGCGACGCGGCCGGCGGCCAGGTCTACCGGCTCACCACCGTGGTGCCCATGCCCGTCTACTACCTGGTGCTCGCCCTCGCCGCGATCGCGGCCGGCCTGCTCATCGCGCTCGGCTCGGGCCGGCTCCGGGCGCTCATGGGCGACCCGGCCGGAACGGAGCCCGCCCGCGCGGGGTGACCTGCGGCGCCACCGCCAGGGCTCCGGGCTAGCGTGTCCCCATGCGGATCGAGGACTACGCCCTCATCGGGGACATGCAGTCGGCCGCGCTGGTCGGGCGGGACGGCTCGATCGACTGGCTCTGCCTGCCCCGGTTCGACTCCCCTGCGTGCTTCGCCCGGCTGCTCGGCACCGGGGACCACGGCTTCTGGCGGCTCGCCCCGGCCGGGATGGAGCGGGCGTCGCGGCGCTCCTACATCCCGGACACGCTGATCCTCGAGACGGTGTGGGAGACCGCCGGCGGCACGGTCAAGGTGATCGACTTCATGCCGCCCCGGCATGAGAACCCGGACCTGGTGCGGATCGTCGAGGGCGTCTCCGGCACGGTGGAGATGACCACGGAGATCTGCATCCGCTTCGACTACGGCCGGATCGTGCCGTGGGTCCGCCGCCGCGACGGGCTGCTCCACGCCATCGGCGGCCCGGATTCGGTCTGGATCCACTCCCCGGTGCCCCTGGAGGGCGGCGGGTACCGGCACTCCGCCGCGTTCCGGGTCTCCGCCGGAGACCGGCTGCCGTTCATCTTCACCTGGCACCCCTCCTACCAGCCGCCGCCCGAGGCGATCGACCCCATCGCGCAGCTCGCCGCGACCCGGGAGCTGTGGGAGGAGTGGGTCTCCCGGTGCACGTACCACGGCCCGTGGCGGGACGCGGTGGTCCGCTCGCTGATCACGCTGAAGGCGCTGACGTACCGCCCCACCGGCGGGATCGTCGCCGCGCCCACCACCTCCCTGCCCGAGCACCTCGGCGGGGTGCGGAACTGGGACTACCGGTACTGCTGGCTGCGGGACGCCGCGATGACCCTCGAGGCGCTCACCAGCACCGGGTACCTGGAGGAGGCGGCCGCCTGGCGCGACTGGCTGATCCGGGCCGTGGCCGGCCGCCCCGAGGACCACCAGGTCGTGTACGGCGTGGCGGGCGAACGGCGGCTGCCCGAGCTGATCCTCGACTGGCTCCCCGGGTACGAGAACTCCCGCCCGGTGCGGATCGGCAACGGCGCGGCCGGGCAGGTCCAGCTCGACGTCTACGGGCAGATGCTCAACGCGCTCTTCGAGGCGCGCCGGCGCGGCCTCCCCCCGGACGACCACGTCTGGGCGATGATGCGGGCGGTGCTGGGGTTCCTCGAGGTCAACTGGGCGCAGCCCGACGAGGGCCTGTGGGAGGTCCGCGGCCCGCGGCGGCACTTCGTCCACTCGAAGGTCATGGCGTGGGTGGCGTTCGACCGCGCGGTCCGGGCGGTGCGGCTCGGGTGGCGCGAGGGCCCGGCCGACCGCTGGCAGGAGCTGCGCGACCGCATCCACGCCGAGGTCTGCGCCAAGGGCTACGACCCGGAGCGGGCCACGTTCACCCAGTCGTACGGCTCCCGCGAGCTCGACGCGGCGCTGCTGCTCATCCCGATCGTGGGGTTCCTCCCGCCCGAGGATCCGCGGGTGGCGTCGACGATCGCCGCGATCGAGCGGGAGCTGATGACCGACGGGCTGGTGCTCCGCTACCCCATCGCCGAGGAGAACCCGATCGACGGCCTGCCCGGGACCGAGGGCGCGTTCCTCGCGTGCAGCTTCTGGCTCGCCCAGGCCCGGGCGATGACCGGCCGGGTGGCCGAGGCGGTGGAGCTGTTCGAGCTGCTGCTCTCGCTCCGCAACGACGTGGGCCTGCTCGCCGAGGAGTACGACCCGCGGCTCGGCCGGCAGCTCGGCAACTTCCCGCAGGCCTTCAGCCACATCCACCTGGTGCGGACCGCCCTCGCCCTCGACCGGGCCGTGCGCGCCGCCGGGGCCGCCGCCCGGACGGCCCGGTGACCGGGACGGGCGGCCCGGCGATGCCCGGACGCGTGCGGGCCTCCGGGAGCGCCGGCCGCGGCGTGCGCCGGACCGGGCCGGCCGTGCCGAGCGGGCGGCGCCGGGCACCCGGCGGGGCCGCGGTGACGGCCACCGCGGAGGGCCGGTTCGCCCGGGCCGCGCGGCCGTGGGCGAGGGGTCACCCGGGTGTGCCGGCCGGCCCGGCCGCGCTGGTGAGCGTCCGCGACGCCGTGTCGAGCACGGCGGGCGCCTCGAGCCAGACCGGGAACTGCGGGGCGCCGTGGCCCACGGGCAGGCCGGCGAGGACCGGCACGCCCAGCGGGGCCAGCCGTTCGGCGAGCACCTCCAGCGCGTCCCCGCAGCCGACCCACGACCCGAGCGCGAACCCCAGCGCGCCGTCGAGGCAGCCCGCCTGCAGCAGCTGGGTGAGCATCCGGTCGATCCGGTACGGCTGCTCGCCCACGTCCTCCAGGAGCACGATCCGCCCGCGGGCGCGCAGCGCGTACGGTGTCCCGCACAGGGCGGCGAGGAGGGTGAGGTTGCCGCCGGTGAGCGGGCCCTCGGCCCGGCCCGGCACGACCACCGTGGTCCCCTCGATCCGCACCGGTTCCCCGGACAGGGCCTGCCGCAACCGGTCGAGGGTGGGCCGGTCCGGGCCGTCGGCGCCCCCGAGCACCCGGGTCGCCGGCATCGGGCCGAAGAGCGTGGCCACCCTGAGCCGGTCGGCGAACGCGCGGTGGAGCGCGGTGATGTCGCTGGAGCCGATCAGGATCTTCGGGCCGGCCGCCCGCATCGCCGCCCAGTCGAGCAGGCCGAGCAGCCGGGTGGCGCCGTACCCGCCCCGGGCGCAGACCACCGCGGCCACGCCCGGGTCGCACCAGGCGGCGGCCAGGTCGGCGGCCCGGTCGCCGTCGGCCCCGGCGAGGAAACCGTTCCGGTCGAGCACGTGGGCGCCGGTCACCACCTCCAGCCCGAGAGCGGCGAGGACCGCGCGGCCCCGGTCGAGCGCGTCCGGGTCGACCGGCCCCGAGGGCGCGACCAGGGCGACCCGGTCCCCCGGGCGGAGCGGGCGCGGGAGCCGTGCCGGTGGCGTCACCGGCGCGCCGGAGGCGGCTCCGGCTCGGCTGCGTTCGTGCATCCCCAAAGGGTGTCAGACTTGACCGTACCTATGCGACCTCCGACGCACATTCTCGTGGTCAACGGAGTCAAGGTCCGGCGGCCGGTGTTCGTGATCTCCGCTCCGCACTCCGGCGCGGACCTCGTGGCGCGTGCCATCAAGCGGACTCCGGGTTTCCATATCACCATGGGCCGTGCGGCCGTCACCCGGGTCGTGTACGCGTTCGCGCGGCGGCCGTCGATCGCCGGCAGCGGGGGCGCGCCGGCCGTGCTGCGCGACGCGTTCGCCGAGGCCTGGCAGGTGCGGCCGGGCGCCTGCGCCGAGTGCCCGCCGGCCTGCCGGGAGGCGGGAGGGATCATCGGCTCCGGGCCGTGCGTCAACGCGGCCTCGCTCACCAGGTTCGGGGACGCCACCCCGGACCTGATCTACAGCGCGCAGGTGCTGCTGAAGGCGTTCCCCGACGCCCGGCTCATCCAGGTCATCCGGGACGGCCGGGACGTCGCCGCCGACATGCTCGCCGACCCGGCCTGCCTCGCCTGGTTCAAGCCGCACATGCTGAGCGAGGACGCCGAGTTCCCCAACCCGTTCCTCGGCCTCCGCTCGGCCGAGCACCGGGACCGCTGGGCGAGGATGCCGTCCGCGGGGAAGGCCGCGCTCCGCTGGCGGGGGGCGGTGCGGCTCAGCGCCACCTTGCGCCGGGAGCTGCCCCCGGACCGGCTGCTCACGCTCCGCTACGAGGACATGATCGCCGCACCGGACACGGCCGTCGACGCGATCTCCCGGTTCCTGGAGGCCGAGGTCTCGGCGATCGCCCTCTACGGCGCGCCGGCGCCGCGGCCGGGGAGCTGGCGGTCGCGGCTCTCCGCCGCGGACGCCGGGCTGGTGGAGAAGGTGGCACGCGAGGAGCTCACCCGGCTGGGCTATCTGTGACCGCGGCCCGGGCCGGGGCGTCGGCGAACTGGGTCCGGTACAGCTCGGCGTAGAGGCCACCGCGGGCGAGCAGCTCCTCGTGCCGGCCCTGTTCGGCGATCCGGCCGCCGTCGATCACCAGGATGGTGTCGGCCTCCCGGATCGTGGAGAGCCGATGGGCGATCACCAGCGAGGTCCGGCCGCGCAGCGCGCTCTTCAGCGCCTTCTGCACCGCGGCCTCGGACTCGGAGTCGAGGTGGGCGGTGGCCTCGTCGAGCACCACGACCCGCGGGGCCTTGAGCAGGAGGCGGGCGAGCGCGATGCGCTGCTTCTCCCCGCCGGAGAGCCGGTAGCCACGGTCCCCCACGACGGTGTCGAGCCCGTCGGGCAGGCTCTCCACCAGGTCGGCGATCTGGGCGGCGCGCAGCGCCTCCCACAGCTCCTCGTCGGTCGCGTCCGGCCGGGCGTACCGGAGGTTGGCGCGGATGGTGTCGTGGAACAGGTGCGGGTCCTGCGGGACCACGCCGACCGTCTCCCGGATGCTCTCCAGGGTGGCGTCCCGGACGTCGAGCCCGTTGAGGCGCACCGCACCGCCGGTGACGTCGAAGAGCCGGGAGACCAGGGCCGTGATGGTGGTCTTGCCCGCCCCCGAGTACCCGACGAGCGCGACCAGCTCGCCGGGGCGGGCGGTGAACGACACGCCCTTGAGCACCTCCTGGGACGGCCGTCCGGCGTCCGGCCGGGCGACCGCCTCCAGGGAGGCGAGCGAGACCTCCTCGGCGCTCGGGTAGCGGAACCGCACGTCCTCGAACTCGATCGTGACCGGCCCCGGGGGGATGGGCCGCGCACCGGGCCGCTCGGCGACCATCGGCTTGAGGTCGAGCACCTCGAACACCCGGTCGAAGCTGACCAGCGCGGTCATCACGTCCACGTGCACGTTGGAGAGACTGGTCAGCGGGCCGTACAGGCGCATGAGCAGCGTGGAGAGGGCGACCAGCGTCCCCAGCTCGAAGGCGCCGCTCACCGCGAGCGCCCCGCCGAAGCCGTAGACGAGGGCCGTCGCGAGCGCGGCGACCAGGCCGAGCGCGATCCGGAACAGCGCGCCGTACATGGCCACGGTCACGCCGACGTCGCGGACCCGGCCGGCCCGCTCGCTGAAGTGGGCCGCCTCCTCCTCGGGCCTGCCGTACAGCTTCGCGAGCATCGCCCCGGCGACGTTGAACCGCTCGGTCATCACCGAGCTCATCTCCGCGTCGAGCTGCATCTGCTCGCGGGTGAGCTGGGACATCCGGCGGCCGATCCACTTCGCCGGCACGATGAAGATCGGCAGCAGCACGAGCGCGACCAGGGTGATCTGCCAGGACAGCACGATCATGGCGCCGAGCACCATGACCAGGCTCACCACGTTGGAGACCACCGAGGAGAGCGTGGTGGTGAGCGCGCGCTGCGCGCCGATCACGTCGGTGTTGAGCCGGGAGACCAGGGCGCCGGTCTGCGCCCGCATGAAGAACGCGACCGGCATCCGCTGCACGTGGTCGAAGACCTCGGTGCGCAGGTTGTAGATCAGGCCCTCGCCGATGCGCGCGGAGAACCACCGCTGCGCCAGGCTGAGCCCGGCGTCGAGCACGGCGAGCGCGGCGATCGCCACGGAGAGCCAGACCACCACGGTGAGCCGCTTGGGGACGATCCCGTCGTCGATGATCGCCTTCATCAGGAGCGGGTTGGCGATCGCGGTCACCGCGCTCACCACGACGAGCAGGAGGAAGGCGGCGATCTGCCAGCGGAACGGCCAGGCGCAGGCGCCGATGCGGCGGATCGTGCCCGGGGCGATCCGCTCCTGCATGACGGAGCGGTCGCGCCGCAGCGACCGCATCACCTCGTAGCCGTAGTGGCCGCCCATCATCGCCATGACCGCACTCCCCCGCTGAGTGCAGCAATCAGAGCACGGCGCTCAATTCCCCGCGCCCGCGGATCCCCGCGGCGCCGGGGCGGAGAAGAGCGTCCGCAGCCTGATCATCTGCTCGCTCCGCTCGGCGGCCGCCTGCTCTTCGAGGGTCCGCTGCCGCGCCCCCAGGAGCAGCCGCTTCGTCGCCGCGGCCGCGTGCCGGTCGATGGCGAGCAGCGACGTCACCAGTTCGTGCACCGCGCGGTCGAGGTCGCCGGCCGGCACCACCCGCTCGGCCAGCCCGTAGCGCGCCGCCTCCGCCGCGTCCACGGTCCGCGCGGTGAGGCACATCTCGATCGCCCGGGGCAGCCCCACCAGCTCGACCAGCGGCTTGGTCCCGGTCAGATCGGGCACCAGCCCGAGCGCGGGCTCCTTCATGCAGAACTTCGCGTCCTCGGCCACGATGCGCAGGTCGCAGGCGAGCGCGAGCTGGAAGCCCGCGCCGATCGCGTGCCCCTGCACCACCGCGATCGACACGATCTCCGGCCGGCGCAGCCACAGGAAACCGCGCTGGGACTCGGCGATCAGCCGTTCGAGCGCCGCATCGTCCAGTGCGGCGATCTCCGAGAACGATCTCTGCCCTGGTGCGCCCGTCAGCAGGCTCAGGTCGAGCCCCGCTGAGAAGGACGGCCCCTCGCCTCGGACCACGACGATCCGCACCTGCTCCGGCAGGTTCTCCCCGAACCGGGCCAGCGCCGACCACATCGCGGGCGTCTGGGCGTTCCGCTTCTCGGGCCGGCACAGGGTGACCGTCGCGATCTCGCCGTCCACCTCAAAGCGCACCCCGACCTCGGCCGGGGCACCAGCCGAGATCGTCTCGTCAGCCGGGGAAGCGCTCGCCTCAGCGGGTCGCTCCCCACTCCCCCCAATCTGCGCGTCCGCCATCGCCGCTCCTGCATCCGGTCGAAGGCCGTCGCCCGCCCGGTCCGGATCCGCTCCGGTGCACCGGCCGCGCCAGGCGATCAACCACGGTCGCGCCCGAGCTTACCGGCCCGTCGGCGGCGGCCCGGACCCGACTCCCCCGTCCGCTGGGAGGGCGGCCGCGGTCGCGCGTGCTGAGGTGTGCGCTGCGCTGCTTCAGCGCTGCTGCTGCTGCTTCGACTTGCCGCGGGTGGCCCCGCCGCGTCCCCGGAGCGTCACGCCGGACTCGCTGAGGATGCGGTGGATGAAGCCGTACGAGCGGCCGGTCGAAGCCGCGAGAGCACGGATGCTCTCGCCCGCCGTATAGCGCTTCTTCAGATCGCTGGCGAGTTTCTCCCGTTCGGCCCCGGTCACCCGGGTGCCCTTCTTGAGGGTCTCGGCCACGAGTACCTCCTGTAGTGCCAGACTTCCGCAGCGTTACTTACGCCATGATCAGTCATTTCCGCTGGATCGGCTACCTCCTCGGCCGGAAAGGATCGTCAGCTGCTCGAAATAAGATCATGCGAGCGCCACCAGATCGGAAAATTCGTCATTCCATACATCTTCGACGCCGTCTGGCAACAAAATCACCCTATCCGGCCTGAGCGCCTCGACGGCACCCTCATCGTGTGTGACTAGGACAATCGCCCCGGTGTATCGCCGGAGTGCAGCCAGGATCTGCTCACGCGAGGCCGGGTCGAGGTTGTTCGTCGGCTCGTCCAGCAGGAGGACGTTGGCGCTGGAGAGGACCAGCATGGCGAGCGCCAGCCGGGCCTTCTCCCCGCCGGAGAGCACCCCGGCGGGTTTGTCCACGTCATCCCCGCTGAACAGGAAGGAGCCGAGCACGGTCCGCAGCTCCCCGTCGGCCAGGGCCGGCCCGGCCGCGCGCATGTGCTCGAGCACGGTGCGCTCCGGATCGAGCGTCTCGTGCTCCTGCGCGTAGTAGCCGAGCTTGAGGCCGTGGCCGCGGATCACCTCCCCCGCGTCCGGGCGCTCCAGGCCGGCGAGCAGCCGGAGCAGGGTGGTCTTCCCCGCGCCGTTGAGGCCGAGGACCACGATCCGGGAGCCGCGGTCCACGGCGAGGTCGACGCCGGTGAAGACCTCGAGCGATCCGTACGACTTGGACAGGCCGCGGGCCGCCAGCGGGACCTTGCCACAGGGCGCGGGATCG of Thermobispora bispora DSM 43833 contains these proteins:
- a CDS encoding sulfotransferase family protein, encoding MRPPTHILVVNGVKVRRPVFVISAPHSGADLVARAIKRTPGFHITMGRAAVTRVVYAFARRPSIAGSGGAPAVLRDAFAEAWQVRPGACAECPPACREAGGIIGSGPCVNAASLTRFGDATPDLIYSAQVLLKAFPDARLIQVIRDGRDVAADMLADPACLAWFKPHMLSEDAEFPNPFLGLRSAEHRDRWARMPSAGKAALRWRGAVRLSATLRRELPPDRLLTLRYEDMIAAPDTAVDAISRFLEAEVSAIALYGAPAPRPGSWRSRLSAADAGLVEKVAREELTRLGYL
- a CDS encoding S66 peptidase family protein; this encodes MHERSRAGAASGAPVTPPARLPRPLRPGDRVALVAPSGPVDPDALDRGRAVLAALGLEVVTGAHVLDRNGFLAGADGDRAADLAAAWCDPGVAAVVCARGGYGATRLLGLLDWAAMRAAGPKILIGSSDITALHRAFADRLRVATLFGPMPATRVLGGADGPDRPTLDRLRQALSGEPVRIEGTTVVVPGRAEGPLTGGNLTLLAALCGTPYALRARGRIVLLEDVGEQPYRIDRMLTQLLQAGCLDGALGFALGSWVGCGDALEVLAERLAPLGVPVLAGLPVGHGAPQFPVWLEAPAVLDTASRTLTSAAGPAGTPG
- a CDS encoding glycoside hydrolase family 15 protein; this translates as MRIEDYALIGDMQSAALVGRDGSIDWLCLPRFDSPACFARLLGTGDHGFWRLAPAGMERASRRSYIPDTLILETVWETAGGTVKVIDFMPPRHENPDLVRIVEGVSGTVEMTTEICIRFDYGRIVPWVRRRDGLLHAIGGPDSVWIHSPVPLEGGGYRHSAAFRVSAGDRLPFIFTWHPSYQPPPEAIDPIAQLAATRELWEEWVSRCTYHGPWRDAVVRSLITLKALTYRPTGGIVAAPTTSLPEHLGGVRNWDYRYCWLRDAAMTLEALTSTGYLEEAAAWRDWLIRAVAGRPEDHQVVYGVAGERRLPELILDWLPGYENSRPVRIGNGAAGQVQLDVYGQMLNALFEARRRGLPPDDHVWAMMRAVLGFLEVNWAQPDEGLWEVRGPRRHFVHSKVMAWVAFDRAVRAVRLGWREGPADRWQELRDRIHAEVCAKGYDPERATFTQSYGSRELDAALLLIPIVGFLPPEDPRVASTIAAIERELMTDGLVLRYPIAEENPIDGLPGTEGAFLACSFWLAQARAMTGRVAEAVELFELLLSLRNDVGLLAEEYDPRLGRQLGNFPQAFSHIHLVRTALALDRAVRAAGAAARTAR
- a CDS encoding peptide MFS transporter, which codes for MQTVSPARDRGPAFSGHPRGLATLCGTEMWERFSYYGMRSILVLFLVAPPVAGGMGLSETTAVGVYGVYIASVYLLALAGGWIGDRLLGTRRTVLLGACVIMSGHLAMAVPVAGPFTWLGLALIAVGSGLLKPNIAALVGHLYRDEDEPRREAGYTLFFLGINVGAFLGIIVVPWLQRGDRWHLAFGAAAAGMAIGLAQYVLGGRRLAGAGERPGHRLTPAERRRFTAVALTGTAVTAAALGLWALSGTFTIERFTLALAVVTALVPLAYFAFLLFGSHEITPPERTGLYAYLWLFLAAAVFWMIYDQAGSALLLFAKEHTRLHILGFDVPPSWVANVNSLTIILLAPAFARFFVAAGDRIGIPAKFAAALLLIGLSFVVMAVAAGFAAGGTKVSVAWLLTVYFIQTIGEIFLTPVGLSVTRRLAPAAFQNQMMGVWYLAIALGDAAGGQVYRLTTVVPMPVYYLVLALAAIAAGLLIALGSGRLRALMGDPAGTEPARAG
- a CDS encoding AMP-dependent synthetase/ligase — translated: MASVLDERAEIEREIAGRTVCDQLLKVAEEHPDDPAYSDRTGDGWATLTFAQARRRVLEIAAGFAALGVQPGDAIALMMPNRSEHVLADLGAVHARALPCTVYATFAPEQVAYVAKDVGAVVAVLGGPADLARWEPVLGELPRLRKIIMLEGAPSGDDRFLSWREFLAMGAEALAADPGAVEARWRAVTPDDVLTVLYTSGTTGHPKGVPLTHANVLYEVATTDRIVRLPFGGTQISYLTYAHIAERVLSLYLPLFKRTHIYFCPDMTQLAAVLGEVRPVMFFGVPRVWEKIASKLRALLTLQPAEQREKVAQAMAAGLAFIEAGQYGRTVTPEVRAAYGQADAAVLSGIRSLIGLDRAGWLATAAAPMPQDVQRFFAGLGLKILDVYGMTETTGAITSNTPTAYKLGTVGRAEPGVEVRIAEDGEILTRSPLNTRGYLNRPEATAELLDADGWLHTGDVGTMDEDGFLRIIDRKKELFITSGGENISPANIENHLKEHPLIGQALAYGEGRPYPIALLTLDPEVAPEWARARGISFGSLAELATHPDVLKEVEAGVEAANRRLARVQQVKRWRLLPDEWTPDSGELTPTLKLKRRRIHAKYADVIDDLYGGA